The genomic interval GACGAAGCGGACATGATGATCCGCGCCGTCCGGGAGCTGCAGCGCACCTTCCCGGCCCCGTTGCAAATCGATTCGAGCGAACCGGAGGTGCTGGAAAAAGCCCTTCGCTACTATAACGGCAAGGCTCTGGTCAATTCGGTGAACGGCAAACAGGCGGTCATGGACGCGGTATTCCCGGTCGTGAAAAAATACGGCGGAGTCCTGGTCGCCCTCGCGCTCGACGAAGACGGAATCCCCGATACGGCGGAAGGCCGGCTCCGCGTCGCGCGCAAAATAGTCGAGAAAGCCGAAGCCATGGGGATAGACCGGAAAAACATCATCGTCGACACGCTCACCATGACCGTCAGCTCCCAGCAGAAGGAAGCGATGGAAACGGTGAGGGCCATACCGATGGTGAAGAAGGAACTCGGCGTCGCCACCATCCTCGGCGTTTCGAACATATCGTTCGGACTGCCGCAGCGCGACGTAATCAACTCGGTGTTTTTCGGCGCAGCCTTGAACGCGGGGCTCGACGCGTGCATCATCAATCCCCTTTCGGAACCGATGATGGCCGTATGGCGCTCGCACCGGGCGCTTTTCGGACTCGACGAGAACTGCCTCGAATATATCGGAACCTATTCCGCGGCAGCTCCTGTTTCCATGGCGGGAGCAGGAAACGGCGTTCCCGGCCCGGCGCGATCGGAGGGAGGAGCGGCAGGGCCCGATACAGCCGGCGCTCCGAAGAATTCAGATCGAATCGAAGAAATGAAAGACGTCATTATTTCAGGAATGAGGGATCTCTCGAAGCCCCTCGCTGAAGAACTCCTGCAAAAATACGCGCCGGTAGAAATCATCGATCGATGCATCGTGCCGGCCCTGGACGCGGTGGGAAAGGATTACGAGAAGGGGAAAAAATTTCTTCCCCAGCTTCTTCTGAGCGCGGACACGGTTTCGCGAGCATTCGAAGCGATCAAGGAACATCTTGAGAAAACAGGAGCGAAAACGGAACCGAAGGGATCCATCGTCATCGCGACAGTCCACGGAGACATACACGACATCGGGAAAAACATCGTGAAGGCGATGCTGGAAAATTACGGATACGCGGTGCTCGATCTGGGAAAGGACGTGCCGCCCGAACAGGTGGTGCAGGCGGTGAAGGACGAGAAGCCGGGAATCGTCGGCCTTTCGGCGCTCATGACGACGACCGTCGCGAATATGGAAAAGACTATCCGCATGATCCGCGAGCAAAATCTTCCGGTGAAGATCATGGTCGGAGGAGCCGTGCTTACGCCGGAATACGCCGAGCGCATCGGCGCGGATTTTTACGGCAAGGACGCGATGGCGAGCGTAGCGATCGCGCGCGGAGTATTCGGAAAATGACGCCGACCACCAGAAACATCAACATCGCGCCGCTGTTCGTCGACGCTTTTTTCTCCAGGGAAACCCGGCCGATTTTCTTTTCCTACATGCGCACGGTGATCAAGGATTTTTTCTGGCTCCAGTTCTCGGTCAAGTTCGGATTCAAGAAGATACAGATAATCGACGCCGACCATCCTCTGGACGCCCAGGTGCCCTTCACCCCGGAACGGGTCGGAACCTATCTCGACTTCGTCGCCTTCTGGATACGTCCGCTCGGCTACATCGGAAAGAAATTCGGCAAGGAAAAGCAGCTCGAATATACGCGGTCCTTTCTGCGCTACGTGGACCGATGCTACCGGGACGCCGCCGAGGTATACCGGTTCAGAATGACGACGACGAAGAGGCCGAAGTACTATAAGGGCCGCTTCCTCATGATACACCTGTTCGATCCGCATTATCTGTGCGTTCCGAGCCTTCACGTCATCATCGTCGTGCTCGCCTATACCTTCTATAGAAGGGCGTTCGCCGAGCTGGGGATCGAAGGGGAGGAGCTGGAAGCCCTGAACAGGGAAATGTACGAGGGCGCGGTTGCCATCACGGAGACGGTGCTATACATCAAACAGCACAGCGTAAACTGCATTCCGGCGGCCCTCTACGCCATGACCCGCATATTCCCGGAAGAGGTCACTCCGACTGAAGCGACGCGCTTCATTGCGAGCCTCTTCGCCCGGGCTCAGGATATTCCTGCCGCCGAAGTGGTGCGGATTCAGGAGCATATCGAAAACCTCTACGAGATTTTGTTTCTGGAAGGCTGCCATGACTCGTCCTGGATCACCCCGCTCCAGAGATGGCTCATGAAATATCCCCTCCAGTCTTTCACAGACTAACCCCATCCGTTTAAAGAAAAAAAAAGCGCCGCCCGAAGGCGGCGCTTTTTTGAAATCAAATCTCTTTCCGTTTAAGGAAGGCTTCGGCTCCGCCTTCGGGGCGGGGTCCTCGGCTATAGGTCCGGGCTTGTCTGCGTCCGGCATCGGGTCTATCCCCGCCGCCGAAACGTCCGGGACCGCTGCCTTCGCTTCTTCCAAATCCGCCGGGATGGCCGCTTCTTGGGCGATCATTGCGGGGTCGGTCGTCGCGAGGGCGGTCATCGGCAGAGCGCGCTCCGCGATAACCGGGTCCGCGGGGTCGGGCATTGCCGTCTCCGGCAAAACCGCCGCCCGGGTATCCTTCACCGAAGCCCCTGGCAGGACCGCGACGGTTCCCGCCGCGGGGTCCTGAGTGGAAATCTCCGCCTGAATCCTTCACATCGACGTGCATATGAGGCACGTTTCTGCGCTGCTTGGACAGGTCCAGAGCAGCCGCGGCAGCGTCGGCCGGAAGAGTCGCGAGGGAGAACGCATCCATTACTTCGATGCGGTCGACCAGGCGCTCGGGCACTCCGATCAAATCGCGGAAGAACTGGGCGACTCCGCGGCGGTTCATGCCGTCGCGGCGTCCGAGACCGAGATATAAGCGCACATGCGACCGGTCGTTGCCGGGATTCCGCATGGTCTTGATTTCAGTATAGTGGTCGGGGGAGAGGGCATCCCCGTACTGCAGCGAGAGTACCGCGGCAAGAACCTCTTTCGGATCCCGCCCCTCGCTGAGGGATTCGGCGAACTCCAGAAATTCCGGAGCTACCGAGACAGACGCTGCTTCCGCCGACGGAGAAGCGCCATCGGCGCCTTCCGCATCCGCGGCTGCTGAAGTCTGGTCGAAGAAACGGGCAATGTCTCCGGTTGTCGCGCTCATCAAGCGATTGCGCTTGATATCGAGCACTTCCCGGACGGTCGGAACCTGTCCTTCTTTTAATTCGCCGCGCGCATGGTTTCGAAGATATCCAAGGCGGCGGCGTTCTTCCGGTCGAACGAAGGTGATAGCCATTCCCTTTGCTCCTGCGCGGCCGGTCCGTCCCACCCGGTGGGTGTAAGTCGGTCCGTCGTACGGAAGCGCATAGTTGACTACGTGGGTCAAACCTTCTATATCGATGCCCCGAGCCGCCACGTCGGTGGCGACCAGGATACGGGTTTTCTTTACTCTGAATCGGCCGAGAATCTTTTCGCGCTGACTCTGCGCGATATCTCCGTGCAACGCCGCGGCCTGATAATGGCGCTCATCGAGCTCCTTGGCAACGGCATCCGCATCGGCCTTCGTCTGGCAAAAGACAAGTCCGTAAAAATCGGGAGA from Teretinema zuelzerae carries:
- a CDS encoding DEAD/DEAH box helicase gives rise to the protein MDTTSLETKEESFDGKDTISFADLGLDDVALKAVQDKGFTEPTPIQVLAIPRLLNGDANVIAKARTGTGKTAAFGIPLVQELRADKHCPRALVLVPTRELAVQVAGEIDSLRSETYPRTATVYGGASIVDQLRTLRNGVEIVVGTPGRVIDHLERRSLDLSKIEYFILDEADEMLNMGFIEDIEAIFGRANPEARVLMFSATMPQAILSIASNFMGDYEIVEEENRPEEPILTEQFCWFVREDDKTEALVRLIDSSPDFYGLVFCQTKADADAVAKELDERHYQAAALHGDIAQSQREKILGRFRVKKTRILVATDVAARGIDIEGLTHVVNYALPYDGPTYTHRVGRTGRAGAKGMAITFVRPEERRRLGYLRNHARGELKEGQVPTVREVLDIKRNRLMSATTGDIARFFDQTSAAADAEGADGASPSAEAASVSVAPEFLEFAESLSEGRDPKEVLAAVLSLQYGDALSPDHYTEIKTMRNPGNDRSHVRLYLGLGRRDGMNRRGVAQFFRDLIGVPERLVDRIEVMDAFSLATLPADAAAAALDLSKQRRNVPHMHVDVKDSGGDFHSGPRGGNRRGPARGFGEGYPGGGFAGDGNARPRGPGYRGARSADDRPRDDRPRNDRPRSGHPGGFGRSEGSGPGRFGGGDRPDAGRRQARTYSRGPRPEGGAEAFLKRKEI
- a CDS encoding homocysteine S-methyltransferase family protein, which codes for MTFREALKEGFVFFDGSMGALLQGMQAEGRCPEGWKLPEELNLSNPDIIEAVHEEYLAAGANVVLTNTFGGTRCKLDEAGLAVEETVSAAVAAARRAAARHPGSFVALDIGPTGKLLEPMGTFSFDEAYEAFAEQVRAGAAAGADLALIETMSDPYEMKAAILAVKEHSDLPVVASATFQDNNRTLSGADPAAVAAMMEGLGADAVGFNCGGDLEHARELAREFVRWSSLPVFMEPNAGLPTVENGRTVFKVGPEEFAQTLKQGAMDGVRLLGGCCGTTPAHIAAMTRACRGLQPLPVPDKRNVLVTSWSGALELGKGPLIVGERINPTGKKKFREALLDNDMNYVLNEGKRQLDAGAHILDVNVGLPGIDEADMMIRAVRELQRTFPAPLQIDSSEPEVLEKALRYYNGKALVNSVNGKQAVMDAVFPVVKKYGGVLVALALDEDGIPDTAEGRLRVARKIVEKAEAMGIDRKNIIVDTLTMTVSSQQKEAMETVRAIPMVKKELGVATILGVSNISFGLPQRDVINSVFFGAALNAGLDACIINPLSEPMMAVWRSHRALFGLDENCLEYIGTYSAAAPVSMAGAGNGVPGPARSEGGAAGPDTAGAPKNSDRIEEMKDVIISGMRDLSKPLAEELLQKYAPVEIIDRCIVPALDAVGKDYEKGKKFLPQLLLSADTVSRAFEAIKEHLEKTGAKTEPKGSIVIATVHGDIHDIGKNIVKAMLENYGYAVLDLGKDVPPEQVVQAVKDEKPGIVGLSALMTTTVANMEKTIRMIREQNLPVKIMVGGAVLTPEYAERIGADFYGKDAMASVAIARGVFGK